The following coding sequences lie in one Rutidosis leptorrhynchoides isolate AG116_Rl617_1_P2 chromosome 4, CSIRO_AGI_Rlap_v1, whole genome shotgun sequence genomic window:
- the LOC139841323 gene encoding ras-related protein RABA5c-like, translating to MGQAAGENGEEYLFKIVVIGDSAVAHCDTTMARMLVGNKSDLEHIRAVSVEEGRSLAEEDKLFFIETSALDSTNVTMAFEVVIRAIYENIKRKVLISDDSSKSEVSLNGVSLVRDENTKQSSCCST from the exons atgggaCAAGCAGCAGGTGAAAATGGAGAAGAATACTTGTTCAAAATAGTAGTGATTGGTGATTCAGCAGTTG CTCACTGCGATACTACTATGGCAAGAATGTTAGTAGGGAACAAGAGTGATCTGGAGCATATTAGGGCTGTGAGCGTCGAAGAAGGCAGAAGTCTTGCTGAAGAAGACAAACTTTTCTTTATAGAAACATCTGCACTCGATTCAACAAATGTTACAATGGCTTTTGAGGTTGTTATTCGTGCGATTTATGAAAATATCAAACGAAAAGTCTTAATTTCGGATGATTCGTCCAAATCTGAAGTGTCCTTAAATGGTGTAAGCCTAGTTAGAGACGAAAACACAAAGCAAAGTTCTTGTTGTTCAACATGA